A genomic segment from Nocardiopsis sp. Huas11 encodes:
- a CDS encoding zinc-binding dehydrogenase — MIATAGPTRAAALEEIGAQVTAYGEGMAERVSALTGGPVDRALDTAPTGGRIDRADQPSPAGGSLPTLIELTGDPDRVLTVSDFAAAAELGVRITTEIRYDQMDEFARLAGEGILVVPVARTYTLDQIQKAAELSQSRRPGGKLILVL; from the coding sequence GTGATCGCCACAGCCGGGCCGACTCGGGCCGCCGCCTTGGAGGAGATCGGCGCCCAGGTGACCGCCTACGGCGAGGGCATGGCCGAACGCGTCAGCGCACTGACCGGAGGCCCCGTCGACCGCGCCTTGGACACGGCGCCGACCGGCGGTCGGATCGACCGTGCCGACCAGCCCAGCCCGGCTGGCGGCTCACTACCGACCTTGATCGAGCTGACCGGGGATCCCGACCGTGTCCTCACCGTCTCGGACTTCGCCGCCGCGGCCGAGCTGGGTGTCCGGATCACCACCGAGATCCGCTACGACCAGATGGACGAGTTCGCCCGGCTCGCTGGCGAAGGCATCTTGGTCGTACCGGTCGCCCGCACCTACACGCTCGACCAGATCCAGAAAGCGGCCGAACTCAGCCAATCCCGCCGCCCCGGCGGCAAGCTCATACTCGTCCTGTGA
- a CDS encoding SDR family oxidoreductase — MPEPIMTTAHEWGGLHGRRVLVTGGSKGIGRAVASRLAAAGATVVATARKDPGDLPTAVHFISADLSTADGCAELVTAATDLLGGVDVLINNVGAGTPPPDGLLSASDDIWERTLQLNLLPSVRLDRAVLPEMIAGGSGTIIHVTSVGAYLPIGPDAPYQAAKAALSTYSKALANEFAGRGVRVNRISPGLIANDAISALLTQSAHGAPNDPTAQMLEKWVGGIPLGRPGQPAEVADLVTFLVSDQAAWITGSDFRIDGGSFQAV; from the coding sequence ATGCCCGAACCGATCATGACGACAGCCCACGAGTGGGGCGGCCTGCACGGGCGCCGCGTTCTTGTCACCGGTGGCAGCAAAGGAATCGGGCGCGCCGTCGCCTCCCGGCTCGCAGCCGCCGGCGCGACGGTCGTCGCGACGGCCAGAAAAGATCCCGGGGACCTGCCGACCGCAGTGCACTTCATCTCAGCCGACCTCAGCACAGCAGACGGCTGCGCCGAGCTGGTCACCGCCGCCACCGATCTGCTCGGCGGTGTCGACGTACTGATCAACAACGTCGGTGCCGGTACCCCACCACCCGACGGACTGCTATCGGCATCGGACGACATCTGGGAACGGACACTCCAGCTGAACCTGCTGCCTTCGGTCCGTCTGGACCGCGCGGTCCTCCCCGAGATGATCGCAGGAGGCAGCGGCACGATCATCCACGTCACCTCGGTGGGCGCCTACCTTCCGATCGGCCCCGACGCCCCCTACCAGGCAGCGAAGGCGGCGCTGTCGACCTACAGCAAAGCACTGGCCAACGAATTCGCCGGGCGCGGTGTCCGGGTCAACAGGATCTCCCCCGGCCTGATCGCCAATGACGCAATTTCCGCGCTGCTCACACAATCCGCCCACGGCGCCCCCAACGACCCCACTGCGCAGATGCTCGAAAAATGGGTCGGCGGCATTCCCCTGGGACGTCCCGGGCAACCCGCCGAGGTCGCCGACCTGGTCACTTTCCTGGTTTCCGACCAAGCCGCCTGGATCACCGGCTCGGACTTCCGTATCGACGGCGGCTCATTCCAAGCCGTGTGA
- a CDS encoding SDR family oxidoreductase, with translation MTTAPQMKGRTAVVTGATSGIGAEIADQLAGHGAHLVLVARSAELLETTATRLRVQYGVDVLTAPLDLADRESPRLLAHQLAEAGIEVEMLVNNAAASQLGALADTDPMRLRAMLELNVGTLAELTARLLPGMVRRGRGSVLNISSTGAYQPTPYMAAYSASKSFVLSFTQAVWAEVAGTGVRVVAVAPGPTDTPMNAAASPLRKRQPADVARTALAALSRRRPAMVDGGGNALQTFIFSRLLPAGIAARVGKRIIESTILHR, from the coding sequence ATGACCACCGCACCGCAGATGAAAGGCCGAACCGCGGTCGTGACCGGCGCCACGTCCGGCATCGGAGCCGAGATCGCCGACCAGTTGGCCGGACACGGCGCCCATCTCGTTCTGGTGGCCCGCTCCGCCGAACTCCTGGAGACGACGGCGACCCGCCTACGCGTTCAGTACGGCGTCGATGTCCTCACCGCGCCCCTCGACCTCGCCGACCGCGAATCGCCCCGGCTGCTCGCGCACCAGCTTGCTGAGGCAGGGATCGAGGTAGAGATGTTGGTCAACAACGCCGCCGCCAGCCAACTGGGTGCCCTTGCCGACACCGACCCGATGCGGCTGCGCGCGATGCTGGAACTCAACGTCGGGACACTGGCGGAACTGACCGCCCGACTGCTCCCCGGCATGGTGCGACGCGGCCGCGGATCGGTGCTCAACATCTCCAGCACGGGCGCCTACCAGCCGACGCCGTACATGGCCGCCTACTCCGCGTCCAAGTCCTTCGTACTCTCCTTCACCCAGGCCGTATGGGCCGAGGTCGCTGGCACTGGCGTGCGGGTTGTGGCCGTCGCCCCCGGCCCCACCGACACTCCGATGAACGCAGCGGCGTCGCCACTGCGCAAACGTCAGCCCGCAGACGTGGCCCGCACCGCTCTGGCCGCGCTGAGCCGGCGGCGGCCCGCCATGGTGGACGGCGGTGGCAACGCTCTGCAGACCTTCATCTTCAGCAGGCTGTTACCGGCCGGAATCGCCGCCCGTGTCGGGAAACGAATCATCGAATCCACGATTCTCCATCGCTGA
- a CDS encoding MerR family transcriptional regulator has protein sequence MRIGELSAATGVSSRSLRYYEQQGLLRSRRTANGYREYEPDAVEQVAFIQDLFSAGLSSKVIRDSLPLAGHTRTEADCSALLTRVREVRDELARQELRLAQRRKTLDSYLAGEATPRGMLAASPRQAADSTAD, from the coding sequence GTGCGGATCGGAGAACTCAGCGCGGCCACGGGCGTGAGCAGTCGCTCCCTGCGCTACTACGAGCAACAGGGCCTGCTGCGAAGCCGCCGTACGGCCAACGGCTACCGGGAGTACGAGCCGGACGCGGTAGAACAAGTCGCCTTCATCCAAGACCTGTTCAGCGCGGGCCTGTCCTCGAAGGTCATCCGCGACAGCCTCCCGCTTGCCGGACACACGCGCACGGAAGCGGACTGCTCAGCACTTCTCACTCGTGTCCGCGAGGTTCGTGACGAACTTGCCAGGCAGGAGCTGCGCCTGGCACAACGCCGGAAGACCCTCGACAGTTATCTCGCCGGTGAAGCGACACCCCGCGGCATGCTGGCCGCGTCTCCCCGGCAAGCCGCGGACAGTACGGCGGACTGA
- a CDS encoding BTAD domain-containing putative transcriptional regulator has translation MEVEFGVLGPVAAWDGEGGPVALKGPRHRAVLARLLLAHRRVVPVERLVDDLWDDPPPGAVGAVRTFVAALRRALEPGRAPRTPARLLVTEGPGYALRTGEDTVDAWCFEREVSGADALTAQVRLERLRRALSRWRGPAYADFADEPWTRAERSRLAELRLHAVEQCGRSLIDLGRPAEAVADLDAHAAEHPWREDAWHLLALALYRSGRQGDALAVLRRARTLLVEQLGVDPGPRLRRLEQDVLHHADHLSPDAAPGDAAEHVWARASAAFDRTVAAGSRARLESTVGLLRELAVTGAGGLEEARRQRTAAIAAAEETGDPELTARVIGAYDVPAIWTRSDDPAQAARVVAAAERALDHLPPHRHEAVRARLLATIALESRGGGTVRARRAAREAERIARRLGDATLLAFTLNGVFMQSFDRAGRAPERDAIGAELVELAARHGLPGFEVLGRLVRLQARSALDDPAGAEAHAAEVDRLAVRHERPLASVFTRWYGAMRLAGDDRVPYDAAEAAYREAAAHLGETGMPGLAEGLPHLALVCLRERRGLPAPTDETADPGPYAPWTRPLVLSARDQRERAAEALRRVPDPPADLLQEALWCLTARAALLLGDRGTMRRAREALAPASAEVAGAGSGVLTLGPVAGYLDALDAALTRLP, from the coding sequence GTGGAGGTCGAGTTCGGGGTCCTGGGGCCGGTCGCGGCCTGGGACGGGGAGGGCGGGCCCGTGGCTCTCAAAGGGCCGCGCCACCGCGCGGTCCTGGCCCGGCTCCTGCTGGCCCACCGGCGGGTCGTGCCCGTGGAACGCCTCGTCGACGATCTCTGGGACGACCCGCCCCCGGGCGCGGTCGGGGCGGTGCGCACCTTCGTGGCGGCCCTGCGCCGAGCCCTGGAACCCGGGCGCGCGCCGCGCACACCCGCCCGCCTGCTCGTGACCGAGGGGCCCGGCTACGCCCTGCGCACCGGCGAGGACACCGTGGACGCCTGGTGCTTCGAACGGGAGGTCTCCGGCGCCGACGCGCTGACCGCCCAGGTCCGTCTCGAACGCCTGCGGCGGGCCCTGAGCCGGTGGCGCGGACCCGCCTACGCCGACTTCGCCGACGAGCCCTGGACCCGGGCCGAGCGCTCCCGTCTGGCGGAGCTGCGCCTGCACGCCGTCGAACAGTGCGGCCGGTCCCTGATCGACCTGGGCCGGCCCGCCGAGGCCGTCGCCGACCTGGACGCGCACGCCGCCGAGCACCCCTGGCGCGAGGACGCCTGGCACCTGCTCGCGCTGGCCCTGTACCGGTCCGGCCGCCAGGGCGACGCCCTGGCGGTGCTGCGCCGAGCGCGCACGCTCCTGGTCGAACAGCTGGGCGTGGACCCGGGACCGCGCCTGCGCCGCCTGGAGCAGGACGTGCTCCACCACGCCGACCACCTCTCCCCCGACGCCGCACCCGGCGACGCGGCCGAACACGTGTGGGCCCGGGCCAGCGCCGCCTTCGACCGCACCGTGGCCGCCGGGTCCCGCGCCCGCCTGGAGTCGACCGTCGGACTGCTGCGCGAGCTCGCGGTCACCGGCGCCGGCGGCCTGGAGGAGGCCCGCCGGCAGCGCACCGCCGCCATCGCCGCCGCCGAGGAGACGGGCGACCCGGAACTGACCGCACGCGTCATCGGCGCCTACGACGTGCCCGCGATCTGGACCCGTTCCGACGACCCCGCGCAGGCCGCACGGGTGGTGGCCGCCGCCGAGCGCGCGCTGGACCACCTGCCCCCGCACCGCCACGAGGCGGTCCGCGCCCGCCTGCTGGCCACCATCGCCCTGGAGTCGCGCGGCGGCGGCACCGTGCGCGCCCGCCGCGCCGCCAGGGAGGCCGAGCGGATCGCCCGCCGCCTGGGCGACGCCACGCTGCTGGCCTTCACGCTCAACGGCGTGTTCATGCAGAGCTTCGACCGCGCCGGCCGTGCGCCCGAGCGCGACGCGATCGGCGCGGAGCTGGTCGAGCTGGCGGCGCGGCACGGTCTGCCGGGCTTCGAGGTCCTGGGACGCCTGGTCCGCCTCCAGGCGCGCTCCGCGCTGGACGACCCGGCCGGGGCCGAGGCCCACGCGGCCGAGGTGGACCGCCTGGCCGTGCGGCACGAACGGCCGCTGGCGAGCGTGTTCACGCGCTGGTACGGGGCGATGCGCCTGGCCGGCGACGACCGCGTGCCCTACGACGCGGCCGAGGCCGCCTACCGGGAGGCCGCCGCCCACCTGGGCGAGACCGGCATGCCCGGCCTGGCGGAGGGTCTGCCGCACCTGGCCCTGGTGTGCCTGCGCGAGCGGCGCGGCCTGCCCGCCCCGACCGACGAGACGGCCGACCCCGGCCCCTACGCGCCGTGGACGCGCCCGCTGGTGCTGTCGGCCCGGGACCAGCGCGAGCGGGCCGCCGAGGCGCTGCGCCGCGTCCCGGACCCGCCCGCGGACCTGCTGCAGGAGGCCCTGTGGTGCCTGACCGCGCGCGCGGCCCTCCTCCTCGGCGACCGCGGCACGATGCGGCGCGCCCGCGAGGCGCTCGCCCCGGCGTCGGCGGAGGTGGCGGGAGCGGGCAGCGGCGTGCTCACGCTGGGACCGGTCGCCGGGTACCTGGACGCACTCGACGCCGCGCTGACCCGCCTCCCCTGA
- a CDS encoding alpha/beta fold hydrolase, whose translation MMPAGFDHQSVRVADGVSLHAAVGGTGRPIVLLHGFPQTHLMWRHVAADLAADHTVICPDLRGYGASDKPAEDGADTYSKRTMAADVVALARELGHECFALAGHDRGALVALRAGLDHPAAVTHLACLDVLPTLDMWDVLHGADAAVAFHLYLMAQPPGLPERMIAAEPDAFFGHFLDLWAGEAGAIPDDVRAAYLEACRAAVPSIVADYRASAGVDVDHDRADRDAGRRLQMPVSVLQQDWGAALGYDAEAVWSRWAADLSHSTVTSGHFMAEEDPAGVVKALRELLAR comes from the coding sequence ATGATGCCTGCCGGATTCGACCACCAGAGCGTCCGTGTCGCCGACGGGGTGTCGCTGCACGCGGCCGTGGGCGGGACGGGGCGCCCGATCGTGCTGCTGCACGGCTTCCCCCAGACCCACCTGATGTGGCGGCACGTCGCCGCCGACCTGGCCGCCGACCACACCGTGATCTGTCCCGACCTGCGCGGCTACGGCGCCAGCGACAAACCGGCCGAGGACGGTGCCGACACCTACTCCAAGCGCACCATGGCCGCCGACGTCGTCGCCCTGGCCCGCGAGCTGGGCCACGAGTGCTTCGCCCTGGCCGGCCACGATCGCGGCGCCCTGGTGGCCCTGCGCGCCGGGCTCGACCACCCCGCGGCCGTCACCCACCTGGCCTGCCTCGACGTCCTGCCGACCCTGGACATGTGGGACGTGCTGCACGGCGCGGACGCCGCGGTGGCCTTCCACCTGTACCTCATGGCGCAGCCGCCGGGGCTGCCCGAGCGGATGATCGCCGCCGAGCCCGACGCCTTCTTCGGCCACTTCCTCGACCTGTGGGCGGGTGAGGCGGGGGCGATCCCCGACGACGTCCGTGCCGCCTATCTGGAGGCCTGCCGTGCCGCGGTGCCCTCGATCGTGGCCGACTACCGTGCCTCGGCCGGCGTGGACGTGGACCACGACCGTGCCGACCGCGACGCCGGCCGCCGTCTGCAGATGCCGGTGAGCGTGCTCCAGCAGGACTGGGGCGCCGCGCTGGGCTACGACGCGGAGGCGGTGTGGTCGCGGTGGGCGGCGGACCTGTCGCACTCGACCGTGACCAGCGGCCACTTCATGGCGGAGGAGGACCCGGCCGGGGTGGTCAAGGCCCTGCGCGAGCTGCTGGCCCGCTGA
- a CDS encoding aldo/keto reductase: METRELGRTHTPVGAVGFGAWQIGSAWGEVSENDAMAALHAAVADGVTFVDTADVYGDGRSEQLVGRLLKEYPHLTVATKMGRRLPQETGNYNPGNFRAWNDDSRRNLGVDTIDLVQLHCPPAAVIATDAVFDDLDGMVEEGRMKAYGVSVETCEEALAAIARPNVATVQIILNAFRHKPLERVLPAAREAGVGIIARVPLASGLLTGRYTRDTTFGDDDHRTFNRQGEAFDKGETFSGVDFATGLTAVERLRPLVPEGATMAQFALRWILDQEGVSVVIPGARNAAQAHGNAAAEQLPPLDEATLARVREVYDELIRPQVHHLW; encoded by the coding sequence ATGGAGACACGCGAACTCGGCCGTACACACACGCCCGTCGGCGCCGTCGGCTTCGGCGCCTGGCAGATCGGATCAGCCTGGGGCGAGGTCAGCGAGAACGACGCCATGGCCGCCCTGCACGCCGCGGTGGCGGACGGCGTGACCTTCGTCGACACCGCCGACGTCTACGGTGACGGGCGCAGCGAACAGCTCGTCGGGCGGCTCCTCAAGGAGTACCCGCACCTGACCGTGGCCACGAAGATGGGCCGACGCCTGCCCCAGGAGACCGGGAACTACAACCCCGGCAACTTCCGTGCCTGGAACGACGACTCCCGCCGCAACCTCGGTGTGGACACCATCGACCTCGTCCAGCTGCACTGCCCGCCCGCGGCCGTCATCGCCACCGACGCCGTCTTCGACGACCTCGACGGCATGGTCGAGGAGGGCCGGATGAAGGCCTACGGGGTCTCGGTGGAGACGTGCGAGGAGGCGCTCGCCGCCATCGCCCGCCCCAACGTGGCCACCGTCCAGATCATCCTCAACGCCTTCCGCCACAAGCCCCTGGAGCGGGTCCTGCCCGCCGCCCGCGAGGCCGGCGTGGGCATCATCGCGCGCGTGCCCCTGGCCAGCGGACTGCTGACCGGCCGCTACACCCGGGACACCACGTTCGGCGACGACGACCACCGCACCTTCAACCGCCAGGGCGAGGCCTTCGACAAGGGCGAGACCTTCTCCGGCGTCGATTTCGCCACTGGTCTCACCGCCGTCGAGCGGCTGCGTCCCCTGGTGCCCGAGGGCGCCACCATGGCCCAGTTCGCGCTGCGCTGGATCCTGGACCAGGAGGGCGTCAGCGTGGTCATCCCCGGGGCCCGCAACGCCGCCCAGGCCCACGGCAACGCGGCCGCGGAGCAGCTGCCGCCGCTGGACGAGGCGACCCTCGCCCGTGTGCGCGAGGTCTACGACGAGCTCATCCGCCCCCAGGTCCACCACCTGTGGTGA
- a CDS encoding sugar O-acetyltransferase — protein MDYFAGDPRTNRERMLAGDPYIADDPEITERQRRAVRLAADYHRAVVAGQQEAARPLLAELLGHLGEGVEVRPPLYVDYGEHLSIGDRTFVNYNLTALDVAPITIGADCQIGPNVQLLTPTHPLDPEARRAKLEAALPITVGDNVWIGGGAILLPGVSVGDDSVIGAGAVVTRDVPAGVVAVGNPARVLRHL, from the coding sequence ATGGACTACTTCGCGGGCGATCCGCGCACCAACCGGGAGCGTATGCTCGCCGGCGACCCCTACATCGCCGACGACCCGGAGATCACCGAGCGCCAACGGCGCGCGGTGCGGTTGGCGGCCGACTACCACCGGGCCGTGGTCGCCGGGCAGCAGGAGGCCGCGCGTCCGCTCCTGGCCGAGCTGCTCGGGCACCTGGGCGAGGGTGTCGAGGTGCGGCCGCCGCTGTACGTCGACTACGGGGAGCACCTCTCCATCGGCGACCGGACCTTCGTCAACTACAACCTGACCGCGCTGGACGTCGCGCCCATCACCATCGGCGCGGACTGCCAGATCGGTCCGAACGTGCAGCTGCTGACGCCGACGCACCCGCTCGACCCCGAGGCCCGCAGGGCCAAGCTGGAGGCGGCCCTGCCCATCACGGTCGGAGACAACGTCTGGATCGGCGGCGGGGCGATCCTCCTGCCGGGCGTGTCCGTGGGGGACGACTCCGTGATCGGGGCGGGCGCGGTCGTCACCAGGGACGTTCCGGCCGGCGTCGTCGCGGTGGGCAACCCGGCGCGCGTGCTCCGCCACCTCTGA
- a CDS encoding TetR/AcrR family transcriptional regulator, with amino-acid sequence MVIYAGQSDVRRSMALLWRSSQESRERTAPGPKPELSVDLVVDTAIAVADEQGMGALSMKAVGERLGRTAMSLYTYVASKNELVELMYDQAFGELADAAEQTEALPWREATTAWAQRLWNFYLRHPWTLEVSQARPVLGPNEYRIFESMAAVLERAGLAPDQIRSTFGSLFTMVRGFVQTAAESRQAPIVTGQPEDEWWHGRAGQLEEVVPDFGERFPVLSRMAESGAFSNENESEPYLEQEAWETFRFGLEALLDGVEKRIGGAGR; translated from the coding sequence GTGGTCATCTATGCCGGACAGAGTGACGTCCGCCGCTCCATGGCCCTGCTGTGGCGCTCGTCCCAGGAGTCGCGCGAGCGGACCGCCCCGGGGCCCAAGCCCGAACTGAGCGTCGACCTGGTGGTGGACACCGCGATCGCGGTCGCCGACGAGCAGGGCATGGGCGCGCTGTCGATGAAGGCCGTCGGCGAACGGCTGGGCCGCACCGCGATGTCGCTGTACACCTACGTGGCCAGCAAGAACGAACTCGTCGAGCTGATGTACGACCAGGCCTTCGGTGAGCTGGCCGACGCCGCCGAGCAGACCGAGGCCCTCCCCTGGCGCGAGGCCACCACGGCCTGGGCGCAGCGCCTGTGGAACTTCTACCTGCGCCACCCCTGGACGCTGGAGGTCTCCCAGGCCCGCCCGGTCCTGGGCCCCAACGAGTACCGGATCTTCGAGTCGATGGCCGCCGTGCTGGAGCGGGCGGGCCTGGCGCCCGACCAGATCCGCAGCACCTTCGGCAGCCTGTTCACGATGGTCCGCGGCTTCGTGCAGACGGCCGCGGAGTCCCGTCAGGCCCCGATCGTCACGGGTCAGCCCGAGGACGAGTGGTGGCACGGGCGCGCCGGCCAGCTGGAGGAGGTCGTGCCCGACTTCGGCGAGCGGTTCCCCGTGCTGTCCCGGATGGCCGAGAGCGGGGCGTTCAGCAACGAGAACGAGAGCGAGCCCTACCTCGAGCAGGAGGCGTGGGAGACCTTCCGCTTCGGTCTGGAGGCCCTGCTCGACGGTGTGGAGAAGCGGATCGGCGGGGCCGGGCGCTGA
- a CDS encoding excinuclease ABC subunit UvrA — MPSEPITMADTHDTIQVRGARENNLADVSLDIPKRRLSVFTGLSGSGKSSLVFGTIAAESQRLINETYSTFVQGFMPSLGRPDVDGLRNLSAAIIVDQERMGANSRSTVGTATDAAAMLRIVFSRAGTPRLEPSSVFSFNSSEGMCPECEGLGRTNQIDLEELFDRDLSLNEGAINVPGFAVGNWYWQVMADSGLLDADRKLRDYTPEEWETFLHRPATKVKVGNHSFNYEGLVVKVRRTILSKDRDAMQAHMRAYVDRAVTFSTCPECEGSRLNAGARSVKVQERTIAECSSMQINDLAGFVRSIDEPSVKPLVDNLGHTLDSLVEVGLGYLSLDRESGTLSGGEAQRVKMVRHLGSSLSDVTYVFDEPTVGLHPHDIERMNNLLLSLRDNGNTVLVVEHKPETIAIADHVVDLGPGAGPDGGRVMYTGDVAGLRESGTLTGRHLDHRVTLRPRVRAPRGAIPIRDANTHNLRDVAVDVPLGVLTVVTGVAGSGKSSLIHGALPGRDDVVVVDQSPIRGSRRSNPATYTGLLDPIRTAFARANNVKASLFSANSEGACPECKGAGVIYTDLAMMAGVASTCEKCQGRRFRDEVLTHELRGRNISQVLAMSVEEARDFFPGGNARAILNRLHDVGLGYLGLGQPLTTLSGGERQRLKLAISMAREAAVYVMDEPTTGLHLADVDRLLALLDRLVDDGNTVVVIEHHQAVMAHADHIIDLGPGAGHDGGHVVFEGTPADLVAGGDTLTARHLRAYLGM, encoded by the coding sequence GTGCCTTCCGAACCCATCACCATGGCGGACACCCACGACACCATCCAGGTCAGAGGGGCCAGGGAGAACAACCTCGCCGACGTGTCACTGGACATCCCCAAACGGCGGCTGAGCGTCTTCACCGGTCTCTCCGGTTCCGGGAAGTCCTCGCTCGTCTTCGGCACCATCGCCGCCGAGTCGCAGCGGCTCATCAACGAGACCTACAGCACCTTCGTGCAGGGCTTCATGCCCAGCCTGGGACGGCCGGACGTGGACGGCCTGCGCAACCTGAGCGCGGCCATCATCGTCGACCAGGAGCGGATGGGCGCCAACTCCCGCTCCACGGTCGGAACCGCCACCGACGCCGCGGCCATGCTGCGCATCGTCTTCAGCCGCGCCGGGACCCCGCGCCTGGAGCCCTCCAGCGTGTTCAGCTTCAACAGCTCCGAGGGCATGTGCCCCGAGTGCGAGGGACTGGGCCGCACCAACCAGATCGACCTGGAGGAGCTCTTCGACCGCGACCTGTCACTGAACGAGGGCGCCATCAACGTGCCCGGCTTCGCCGTCGGCAACTGGTACTGGCAGGTCATGGCCGACTCCGGGCTGTTGGACGCCGACCGCAAGCTGCGCGACTACACCCCCGAGGAGTGGGAGACCTTCCTGCACCGGCCCGCCACCAAGGTCAAGGTCGGCAACCACTCCTTCAACTACGAGGGCCTCGTGGTCAAGGTGCGCCGCACCATCCTGTCCAAGGACCGCGACGCCATGCAGGCCCACATGCGCGCGTACGTGGACCGGGCCGTGACCTTCTCCACCTGCCCCGAGTGCGAGGGCTCGCGCCTGAACGCCGGGGCCCGGTCGGTCAAGGTCCAGGAGCGCACCATCGCCGAGTGCTCGTCCATGCAGATCAACGACCTCGCCGGGTTCGTCCGCTCCATCGACGAGCCCTCCGTCAAGCCGCTCGTGGACAACCTCGGCCACACCCTGGACTCGCTGGTGGAGGTGGGTCTGGGCTACCTGAGCCTGGACCGCGAGTCGGGCACGCTCTCCGGCGGTGAGGCGCAGCGCGTCAAGATGGTCCGCCACCTGGGCTCCAGCCTGAGCGACGTCACCTACGTCTTCGACGAGCCCACCGTGGGCCTGCACCCGCACGACATCGAGCGGATGAACAACCTGCTGCTGAGCCTGCGCGACAACGGCAACACCGTCCTGGTCGTGGAGCACAAGCCCGAGACCATCGCCATCGCCGACCACGTCGTGGACCTGGGCCCGGGCGCGGGCCCCGACGGCGGTCGCGTCATGTACACCGGCGACGTGGCGGGACTGCGCGAGTCGGGCACGCTCACCGGCCGCCACCTGGACCACCGGGTCACCCTGCGACCGCGCGTCCGCGCGCCCCGGGGCGCCATCCCCATCCGCGACGCGAACACCCACAACCTGCGCGACGTCGCCGTCGACGTGCCGCTGGGGGTGCTCACCGTCGTCACGGGCGTGGCCGGTTCGGGCAAGAGCTCCCTCATCCACGGGGCGCTGCCCGGCCGCGACGACGTGGTGGTCGTCGACCAGTCGCCGATCCGCGGCTCGCGCCGCTCCAACCCGGCCACCTACACCGGCCTGCTCGACCCCATCCGCACGGCCTTCGCCCGCGCCAACAACGTCAAGGCCTCGCTGTTCAGCGCCAACTCCGAGGGAGCCTGCCCCGAGTGCAAGGGCGCCGGCGTCATCTACACCGACCTGGCGATGATGGCGGGCGTGGCGTCCACGTGTGAGAAGTGCCAGGGGCGCCGGTTCCGCGACGAGGTGCTCACCCACGAGCTGCGCGGCCGCAACATCAGCCAGGTGCTGGCGATGTCGGTGGAGGAGGCGCGCGACTTCTTCCCCGGCGGGAACGCCCGGGCCATCCTCAACCGGCTCCACGACGTGGGTCTGGGCTACCTCGGGCTGGGCCAGCCGCTGACCACGCTCTCCGGCGGTGAGCGCCAGCGCCTCAAGCTCGCGATCAGCATGGCCCGCGAGGCGGCGGTCTACGTCATGGACGAGCCCACGACCGGACTGCACCTGGCCGACGTGGACCGGCTCCTGGCACTGCTGGACCGGTTGGTCGACGACGGCAACACGGTCGTGGTGATCGAGCACCACCAGGCCGTGATGGCGCACGCCGACCACATCATCGACCTCGGTCCCGGTGCCGGGCACGACGGCGGGCACGTGGTCTTCGAGGGCACGCCCGCGGACCTGGTGGCGGGCGGGGACACGCTCACCGCCCGCCACCTGCGCGCCTACCTGGGGATGTAG
- a CDS encoding DUF4287 domain-containing protein, whose protein sequence is MTRHKSFKQRVRTRMDKTGESYTAARSHLVGRDGEAPASEPAASAETSHEAPPEPAAESPADHAAPTRPTTAAISSRVSDEALHRASGRDYGQWFDLLDAWGATGRTHTEMAAWLVQEHGMGGWWAQTVTVAYEQARGLRVPGQKKDGFACSASKTIDVAAARAFAAVAEEAGRERWLEDHALSVRTANAPKRLRADFDADTRLAFEFTARGEAKTVVAVEHSRLADADEAARSKALWRERLGRLKALLEQDPS, encoded by the coding sequence ATGACCAGGCACAAGTCCTTCAAGCAGCGCGTGCGCACCCGGATGGACAAGACCGGGGAGAGCTACACCGCTGCGCGTTCGCACCTCGTCGGCCGCGACGGGGAGGCCCCCGCTTCGGAACCCGCGGCGTCGGCCGAGACCTCGCACGAGGCACCGCCCGAGCCCGCGGCCGAGAGCCCGGCCGACCACGCGGCCCCCACACGACCGACCACCGCCGCGATCAGCAGCCGCGTCTCCGACGAGGCCCTGCACCGCGCCTCCGGGCGCGACTACGGCCAGTGGTTCGACCTGCTCGACGCCTGGGGCGCCACCGGCCGCACCCACACCGAGATGGCCGCGTGGCTGGTCCAGGAGCACGGGATGGGCGGCTGGTGGGCCCAGACCGTCACGGTGGCCTACGAGCAGGCGCGCGGACTGCGCGTGCCCGGCCAGAAGAAGGACGGGTTCGCCTGCAGCGCGAGCAAGACCATCGACGTCGCCGCCGCACGGGCCTTCGCGGCCGTGGCCGAGGAGGCCGGGCGCGAGCGCTGGCTGGAGGACCACGCGCTGTCGGTGCGCACGGCCAACGCGCCCAAGCGGCTGCGCGCCGACTTCGACGCCGACACCCGGTTGGCCTTCGAGTTCACGGCCAGGGGCGAGGCCAAGACCGTGGTCGCCGTGGAGCACTCGCGCCTGGCCGACGCCGACGAGGCCGCCCGGTCCAAGGCGCTGTGGCGGGAGCGGCTGGGCCGGCTCAAGGCCCTGCTGGAACAGGACCCGAGCTGA